A portion of the Meriones unguiculatus strain TT.TT164.6M chromosome 14, Bangor_MerUng_6.1, whole genome shotgun sequence genome contains these proteins:
- the Det1 gene encoding DET1 homolog, with the protein MDHHVSTIKPRRIQNQNVIHRLERRRISSGKAGTHWHQVRVFHQNVFPNFTVVNVEKPPCFLRKFSPDGRYFIAFSSDQTSLEIYEYQGCQAAEDLLQGYEGEILSNGNDQRSVSIRGRLFERFFVLLHITNVAANGEHLNRECSLFTDDCRCVIVGSAAYLPDEPHPPFYEVYRNSESVTPNPRSPLEDYSLHIIDLHTGRLCDTRTFKCDKVVLSHNQGLYLYKNILAILSVQQQTIHVFQVTPEGTFIDVRTIGRFCYEDDLLTVSAIFPEVQRDSQTGMANPFRDPFINSLKHRLLVYLWRRAEQDGSAMAKRRFFQYFDQLRQLRMWKMQLLDENHLFIKYTSEDVVTLRVTDPSQASFFVVYNMVTTEVIAVFENTSDELLELFENFCDLFRNATLHSEVQFPCSASSNNFARQIQRRFKDTIINAKYGGHTEAVRRLLGQLPISAQSYSGSPYLDLSLFSYDDKWVSVMERPKTCGDHPIRFYARDSGLLKFEIQAGLLGRPINHTVRRLVAFTFHPFEPFAISVQRTNAEYVVNFHMRHCCT; encoded by the exons ATGGATCATCATGTTTCCACGATTAAACCTCGAAGAATCCAAAATCAGAATGTCATTCACCGCTTAGAACGCCGGCGCATCAGTTCAGGCAAGGCAGGAACCCACTGGCATCAGGTCCGAGTGTTCCACCAGAACGTCTTCCCCAACTTCACGGTTGTCAACGTCGAAAAGCCCCCTTGTTTCTTGCGTAAATTCTCACCAGATGGGCGCTACTTTATTGCTTTTTCATCTGACCAGACATCTCTTGAAATCTATGAGTATCAGGGCTGTCAGGCAGCAGAGGACCTCTTGCAGGGCTACGAAGGGGAGATCTTGTCCAATGGCAATGACCAGCGGTCGGTCAGCATCCGAGGCCGGCTCTTTGAGCGCTTTTTTGTCCTGCTGCACATTACCAATGTAGCAGCCAATGGTGAGCACTTGAATCGGGAATGTAGCCTCTTCACTGATGACTGCCGGTGTGTTATCGTGGGCTCTGCTGCCTACCTCCCAGATGAACCTCACCCTCCTTTCTATGAGGTATATCGGAACAGTGAGTCAGTGACCCCCAATCCACGATCCCCTCTCGAGGACTATTCCCTCCACATCATCGACCTTCACACTGGCCGTCTGTGTGACACGCGCACATTCAAGTGTGACAAAGTGGTCTTGTCACACAACCAAGGGCTGTACTTGTACAAAAACATCCTGGCCATATTGTCTGTGCAGCAGCAGACCATTCATGTCTTCCAGGTAACTCCTGAAGGCACATTTATTGACGTTCGGACCATTGGCCGCTTCTGCTATGAAGATGACCTGCTCACTGTGTCGGCCATTTTCCCTGAGGTGCAGCGGGACAGCCAGACAGGCATGGCCAATCCCTTCAGGGACCCTTTCATCAACTCCTTGAAGCACCGGTTGCTGGTTTATCTCTGGCGCAGGGCAGAACAGGATGGCAGTGCAATGGCGAAGAGGCGCTTCTTCCAGTACTTTGACCAGCTGCGACAGCTGCGCATGTGGAAGATGCAGCTTCTGGATGAAAACCACCTGTTCATCAAATACACCAGTGAGGATGTAGTGACACTGCGGGTCACAGACCCGTCGCAG GCGTCCTTCTTTGTGGTGTACAACATGGTGACAACTGAGGTGATTGCGGTGTTTGAGAATACATCAGATGAGCTTCTCGAGCTCTTTGAGAACTTCTGTGACCTCTTCCGCAATGCGACCCTGCACAGTGAAGTCCAGTTCCCTTGCTCAGCTTCTAGCAACAACTTTGCAAGGCAGATCCAGCGCCG GTTCAAAGACACGATTATAAATGCCAAGTATGGAGGGCACACGGAGGCTGTGCGCCGACTGCTAGGTCAGCTGCCCATCAGTGCCCAGTCTTACAGCGGGAGCCCCTACCTGGACTTATCTCTCTTCAGCTACGATGACAAGTGGGTGTCAGTCATGGAGCGACCCAAGACTTGTGGAGATCACCCTATCAG GTTCTATGCCCGGGACTCTGGCTTGCTGAAATTTGAGATCCAGGCGGGCTTGCTGGGCCGCCCCATCAACCACACTGTGCGACGACTCGTTGCCTTCACCTTTCATCCCTTTGAGCCATTTGCCATTTCTGTTCAGAGGACTAATGCAGAGTATGTTGTCAACTTCCACATGCGACACTGCTGCACCTAG